The Methylacidimicrobium sp. B4 genome contains a region encoding:
- the clpS gene encoding ATP-dependent Clp protease adapter ClpS, with the protein MSRASGVIIHLSIGKLNLEMWEAAEAMEQIAFPETIHEEVVDEKVRDAFERRWGVIVWNDPVNLMSYVVYVFQRVLKMSKQEATRHMMEVHNKGKSLVAQETRERAEFLVHQLQRFGLQATMELG; encoded by the coding sequence GTGAGTCGCGCGAGCGGCGTTATAATTCATCTTTCGATTGGCAAGCTCAACCTGGAAATGTGGGAAGCGGCGGAAGCGATGGAGCAGATAGCGTTCCCGGAGACCATCCACGAAGAGGTTGTTGACGAAAAGGTGCGCGACGCCTTCGAGCGTCGCTGGGGCGTGATCGTCTGGAACGATCCAGTGAACCTCATGAGCTATGTGGTCTATGTCTTCCAGCGTGTGCTCAAGATGAGCAAGCAGGAAGCCACCCGCCACATGATGGAGGTTCACAACAAAGGGAAGAGCCTTGTCGCGCAGGAAACGCGAGAGCGGGCCGAGTTCCTCGTGCATCAACTGCAACGGTTCGGGTTGCAAGCAACCATGGAGCTCGGGTGA
- a CDS encoding HlyD family secretion protein — MIRELWERWQTELSRQLLARTPPRLRRRVIRNRRLLLFAGLVACGSVVLLLWWWLFFSRWVVTNDAYVTGNLVPVKSQVKGTVVEVRYENTQFVRQGAVLVRLDGLDARVALEGAEAKLGETVRRVEALFSQVALDKQKILAEKARLERLRHDLARYREVAPYGAIPMQLVDDTECQIREIEATVRQAEADWQAAEAQIQRTTVERHPAVLDAASALKRAYLDYIRREVRAPVAGFVANRRVQPGDEVHPETPLMAVVPLDYLWVEANYRERELRRVRPGQDVHIRIDLYGRHLRYHGLVEGLVAGTGSVFGLLPPENATGNYIHIVERVPVRIRLSEKELRANPLRPGLSAVTAIHVSEQGSSVLDSLARFPKEKYEAPFYEKELAGAEEMIERIITANRRLSRFSEGSREGGRAPSGPPVPTAPSQGGP, encoded by the coding sequence ATGATTCGCGAGCTTTGGGAGCGGTGGCAAACGGAGCTTTCCCGCCAACTGCTTGCCCGGACTCCTCCGCGGCTTCGCCGACGAGTGATCCGGAACCGTCGGCTGCTCCTCTTCGCCGGGCTCGTCGCATGCGGCTCGGTAGTTTTGCTGCTCTGGTGGTGGCTCTTTTTCAGCCGCTGGGTGGTGACCAACGACGCCTACGTGACGGGAAATCTCGTTCCCGTGAAATCGCAGGTGAAGGGCACGGTCGTCGAGGTGCGCTACGAGAACACGCAGTTCGTTCGGCAGGGCGCGGTGCTCGTCCGACTCGACGGGCTCGATGCCCGCGTCGCCTTGGAAGGAGCGGAAGCAAAATTGGGCGAAACGGTCCGGCGCGTAGAAGCGCTCTTCAGCCAGGTAGCCCTCGATAAGCAGAAGATCTTGGCGGAGAAGGCGCGATTGGAGCGGCTCCGCCACGACCTGGCGCGCTACCGGGAAGTGGCGCCCTACGGAGCGATCCCGATGCAACTGGTCGATGACACCGAATGTCAGATCCGGGAGATCGAAGCGACCGTCCGGCAGGCGGAGGCTGACTGGCAGGCGGCGGAAGCCCAGATCCAGCGGACAACCGTAGAGCGCCATCCCGCAGTTCTTGACGCTGCGAGCGCTCTCAAGAGAGCCTATCTCGATTACATCCGCCGGGAGGTTCGCGCGCCCGTCGCCGGATTCGTCGCCAACCGTCGCGTCCAGCCCGGGGACGAGGTCCATCCGGAAACTCCGCTCATGGCCGTCGTTCCGCTCGACTACCTCTGGGTCGAAGCAAATTACCGGGAGCGAGAGCTCCGGCGGGTGCGTCCGGGCCAGGATGTGCACATCAGGATTGATCTCTACGGCCGCCATCTGCGCTATCATGGGCTGGTCGAGGGCCTCGTTGCGGGAACCGGCAGCGTCTTCGGGCTCCTTCCTCCGGAAAACGCCACGGGGAACTATATCCACATTGTCGAACGGGTGCCGGTCCGGATCCGGCTATCCGAGAAGGAGCTTCGTGCCAATCCGTTGCGTCCGGGGCTCTCCGCCGTCACGGCCATCCACGTGAGCGAGCAGGGGAGCTCGGTTCTCGACTCGCTCGCCCGTTTCCCGAAGGAGAAGTACGAAGCGCCCTTTTACGAGAAGGAGCTGGCTGGTGCCGAGGAGATGATCGAGCGGATCATTACCGCCAACCGGAGGCTTTCCCGTTTTTCGGAAGGATCGCGGGAGGGGGGCAGAGCGCCTTCTGGCCCCCCAGTCCCCACAGCCCCTTCCCAAGGGGGCCCATGA
- a CDS encoding glycogen/starch/alpha-glucan phosphorylase, whose product MNAFLGAFRFTKEATPSAIRECIGAHLRFSLARVPKSATPRDWWLATSLMTRDFLVERLLATQEEHKNSGVRRLYYLSLEYFLGRLLRQNLLNLGLWDLTGEALRQIDIDLEEICQEEGEMGLGNGGLGRLAACFLESLATLQLPAIGYGIHYEFGLFQQDFSRGYQIERPDDWHRFGSPWEILHPEISQTVHLYGRIDHREGGCCWTGCRDVLGLPFDIPVAGFGGNTVNLLRLWSAKSTREFDLDAFNRGGYFEAVGEKSFCESITKVLYPNDKTESGKELRLVQQYFFVACSLRDILRRFEAEHHDWELFPEKVVIHLNDTHPAIAIVELMRILIDERRMEWEVAWTWVTRIFAYTNHTLLPEALETWSVPLFHRVLPRHLEILYEINRRLLETVPATDEAAQARRRAISLIEENQTKAVRMAHLAVVGSFSVNGVSALHSELLQSRLFPDFAALFPGKFRNVTNGITPRVWLLGANPQLASLLTEALGEAWITDLSRLGELRKFFDDASFRERYAAIKRTNKVRLADCLREWCGISADPDALFDVQIKRIHEYKRQHLNLLHILWLYRRILEHPQEEFPPRLFLFGGKAAPGYDLAKCIIKAINAVASRINGDPQAFGKLQVAFVPNYGVSRASRIIPAADLSEQISTAGKEASGTGNMKLALNGAVTIGTLDGANVEIREAVGPENIFIFGLTAQEVTDRIESGYTPWEIYEADPEIRAILDWIGSGDLTPGEPPSVLAPLRSSLLEGGDPFLVLADFAAYLAAQRQAEQAYRDKSRWLPMVLENTASVGRFSSDRSIREYADGIWRLTPLAP is encoded by the coding sequence ATGAACGCCTTTCTCGGAGCCTTTCGCTTTACCAAGGAAGCCACGCCGAGTGCGATCCGGGAATGCATCGGCGCCCACCTTCGCTTCAGCCTGGCCCGCGTCCCAAAGAGCGCGACCCCGCGGGACTGGTGGCTTGCCACCTCGCTCATGACGCGGGATTTCCTGGTCGAGCGCCTCCTCGCGACGCAGGAGGAGCATAAGAACAGCGGCGTTCGTCGGCTCTACTACCTTTCGCTCGAATACTTCCTGGGCCGCCTGCTGCGCCAGAACCTCCTCAACCTTGGCCTCTGGGATCTCACCGGAGAGGCGCTGCGACAGATCGACATCGATCTGGAGGAGATCTGCCAGGAAGAAGGGGAGATGGGCCTCGGAAACGGGGGCTTGGGCCGGCTCGCCGCCTGCTTCCTCGAGTCGCTGGCTACCCTGCAGCTGCCGGCGATCGGCTACGGGATCCATTATGAGTTCGGCCTCTTTCAGCAGGACTTTTCCCGGGGATACCAGATCGAACGCCCGGATGATTGGCACCGGTTCGGCAGCCCCTGGGAGATCCTCCATCCCGAGATCTCCCAGACGGTCCATCTCTACGGGAGGATCGACCACCGGGAGGGCGGCTGCTGCTGGACCGGCTGCCGCGACGTCCTCGGCCTTCCCTTCGACATCCCGGTCGCGGGCTTCGGGGGCAACACGGTCAACCTGCTCCGCCTTTGGAGCGCCAAGTCGACTCGAGAGTTCGACCTCGACGCATTCAACCGCGGAGGCTACTTCGAGGCGGTCGGAGAAAAGAGCTTCTGTGAATCCATCACGAAGGTCCTCTATCCCAACGACAAGACCGAGAGCGGCAAGGAGCTGCGCCTAGTCCAGCAATACTTCTTCGTCGCCTGCTCCCTCCGGGACATCCTTCGCCGCTTCGAGGCGGAGCATCACGACTGGGAGCTCTTTCCGGAAAAGGTCGTCATCCACCTGAACGACACCCACCCGGCCATCGCGATCGTCGAGCTGATGCGGATCCTGATCGACGAGCGGCGGATGGAGTGGGAAGTGGCATGGACCTGGGTCACCCGGATCTTCGCCTACACCAACCACACCCTCCTCCCGGAAGCGCTCGAAACCTGGTCGGTCCCCCTCTTCCACCGAGTGCTTCCCCGGCATCTGGAGATCCTCTACGAGATCAATCGGCGGCTCCTCGAAACGGTTCCCGCCACCGACGAGGCGGCCCAGGCCCGGCGCCGAGCCATTTCGCTGATCGAGGAGAACCAGACCAAGGCGGTCCGCATGGCCCACCTGGCCGTGGTCGGGAGCTTTTCGGTCAACGGGGTCTCGGCTCTTCACTCAGAGCTCCTCCAGAGCCGCCTCTTTCCCGACTTCGCGGCGCTCTTTCCCGGAAAGTTCCGGAACGTGACCAACGGGATCACCCCCCGGGTCTGGCTCCTGGGAGCCAACCCGCAGCTCGCCTCTCTCTTGACCGAGGCTCTGGGCGAAGCCTGGATCACCGATCTTTCGCGCCTTGGAGAGCTTCGGAAGTTCTTTGACGATGCCTCCTTCCGGGAGCGCTATGCCGCGATCAAGCGGACGAACAAGGTCCGGCTCGCGGACTGCCTGCGGGAGTGGTGCGGGATCAGCGCAGATCCAGATGCGCTCTTCGATGTGCAGATCAAGCGCATCCATGAATACAAGCGGCAGCATCTGAACCTCCTCCATATCCTCTGGCTCTACCGGAGGATCCTCGAGCACCCCCAGGAGGAGTTCCCACCCAGGCTCTTCCTCTTCGGCGGGAAGGCCGCACCGGGATACGACCTGGCCAAGTGCATCATCAAGGCGATCAACGCGGTGGCTTCCCGGATCAATGGCGATCCCCAAGCCTTCGGGAAGCTGCAAGTCGCCTTCGTCCCGAACTATGGTGTCTCCCGAGCCTCGCGCATCATTCCCGCCGCCGACCTCTCGGAGCAGATCTCGACCGCCGGGAAGGAGGCCTCGGGCACGGGCAACATGAAGCTGGCCCTCAACGGGGCGGTCACGATCGGCACCTTGGATGGAGCCAACGTCGAGATCCGAGAGGCGGTCGGCCCGGAGAACATCTTCATCTTCGGCCTGACCGCCCAAGAGGTGACCGATCGGATCGAGTCCGGCTATACCCCGTGGGAGATCTACGAGGCCGATCCAGAGATCCGGGCAATTCTCGACTGGATCGGCTCGGGCGACCTCACCCCCGGGGAGCCGCCCTCGGTGCTCGCCCCACTCCGATCCAGCCTCTTGGAAGGGGGAGACCCCTTCCTCGTGCTGGCCGACTTCGCGGCCTACCTGGCCGCCCAGCGCCAAGCCGAACAAGCCTACCGGGACAAGTCCCGCTGGCTTCCCATGGTCCTGGAGAACACCGCTTCGGTCGGGCGGTTTTCGAGCGACCGCTCGATCCGGGAGTATGCGGACGGGATCTGGCGGCTCACCCCGCTCGCCCCTTAA
- a CDS encoding efflux transporter outer membrane subunit produces MLVAALLTLSRPVPSLLRASFEPWGKPGRATWGRSRRRSCRNHPRGRGGLVLPSAWIGVASLLLAGCAYLPKDSKPATPLAPPAMAATVASLPAETVSVADQWPQNFWWRSLDCRELDRIMHLALTSNPDLRATVDRVHQAWAMAAGARGRYLPSVGLRPWLASSTFGVWGFPGSSFFGPFGGNSFFFADIIPLFTSYHVDLWGEDRARVRAAVGEARAEESEVAVARLLLGATVARRYVRLAAAEEELRLARRREDLARELLSLSRVRVGQGVDSLFPVHTAEERLEQARQEVAGLERESQSLRNEIARLSGQGPDWGRTLVVSETSFPRRFPLPERIAFDLLGHRPDVAVARWRAQAAANQVKVAKTAFYPNLNLVAWLGFQTLNFSTLFLSPGVPLMYILGPAITLPIFQGGRLTAELEATAEEYHIAVERYNSVLLSALQQVADALVYWQEALKDLEAQERAVKAASANVELARRLFASGLNVRQDLLEAQYRLAEAESRLSVRHAQHVDSAVGLLIALGGGFEPTMEPEWPRKES; encoded by the coding sequence ATGCTGGTTGCTGCCCTGCTCACGTTGTCTCGACCGGTGCCTTCCCTTCTGCGAGCTTCCTTCGAGCCTTGGGGAAAGCCGGGGAGAGCGACCTGGGGACGATCGCGACGCCGAAGCTGCCGGAACCACCCGCGTGGAAGGGGGGGCCTCGTCCTTCCCAGTGCCTGGATCGGGGTCGCTTCCCTCTTGCTGGCTGGCTGCGCCTACCTGCCCAAGGATAGCAAGCCCGCGACTCCGCTCGCCCCCCCCGCGATGGCGGCGACCGTCGCCTCGCTCCCAGCGGAGACGGTCTCGGTTGCCGACCAGTGGCCCCAGAACTTCTGGTGGCGGAGCCTCGATTGCCGGGAGCTCGACCGGATCATGCACCTGGCGCTCACGAGCAACCCGGACCTCCGGGCGACGGTCGACCGCGTCCACCAGGCATGGGCGATGGCCGCCGGGGCCCGCGGGCGCTACCTCCCCTCGGTCGGACTGCGCCCGTGGCTGGCCAGCTCGACCTTTGGTGTCTGGGGCTTTCCGGGCTCGAGCTTCTTTGGCCCGTTTGGAGGCAACTCGTTTTTCTTTGCGGATATCATCCCTCTCTTTACGAGCTACCATGTCGATCTCTGGGGCGAAGATCGCGCCCGGGTTCGTGCGGCCGTAGGGGAGGCGCGCGCGGAGGAGTCCGAAGTCGCTGTTGCCCGGCTGCTGCTGGGTGCCACCGTGGCTCGGCGGTATGTGCGGCTGGCCGCAGCGGAAGAGGAGCTCCGCCTGGCGCGGCGGAGAGAGGATCTCGCCCGCGAGCTGCTCTCCCTTTCCCGGGTGCGGGTCGGCCAAGGGGTCGACAGCCTCTTTCCGGTGCATACGGCCGAGGAACGCCTGGAGCAGGCGCGTCAGGAGGTGGCCGGGCTCGAGCGGGAGAGCCAGAGCCTGAGGAATGAAATTGCCCGGCTTTCCGGGCAGGGACCGGACTGGGGTCGGACCCTGGTCGTCTCCGAGACGAGCTTCCCCCGGCGCTTCCCTCTGCCCGAGCGGATCGCCTTCGACCTCCTGGGCCACCGGCCGGATGTTGCCGTAGCGCGCTGGAGGGCGCAAGCCGCTGCCAACCAGGTAAAGGTGGCGAAAACCGCATTCTATCCGAATCTCAACCTGGTTGCCTGGCTCGGCTTTCAAACCCTCAACTTTTCGACCCTCTTTCTCTCTCCCGGCGTTCCCCTCATGTACATCTTGGGACCCGCCATCACCCTTCCGATCTTCCAAGGCGGACGGCTGACAGCCGAGCTCGAGGCCACCGCCGAGGAGTACCACATCGCGGTGGAACGATATAACAGCGTCCTGCTCTCGGCGTTGCAACAGGTCGCCGATGCGCTCGTCTACTGGCAGGAAGCGCTCAAGGATCTGGAGGCGCAGGAGAGGGCGGTGAAGGCTGCTTCGGCAAACGTCGAGCTTGCCCGACGCCTCTTCGCTTCCGGGCTCAACGTGCGCCAGGATCTGCTCGAGGCGCAATATCGCCTGGCGGAGGCGGAAAGCCGGCTCAGTGTGCGCCACGCCCAGCATGTGGATTCGGCGGTGGGCCTTTTGATCGCCCTGGGCGGCGGCTTCGAGCCCACGATGGAGCCCGAGTGGCCGCGCAAGGAGTCATGA
- a CDS encoding DUF2017 family protein, whose protein sequence is MKIERHPDAAVFHFEPGEREILVSSLLELRKHYQTDLSQMSEAMQSHWRGVLTRGEGFEEDEEIPGGAEELEAERLSWRPERVELLNRWLAPESPLQHAVQPSLRLSQGEVDEFLAMLNDRRITLAVAQGITDEQMEWNPLTVKARDLQRALWEIHFLAYLQEGCVSAFLEE, encoded by the coding sequence GTGAAGATCGAGCGTCATCCGGACGCGGCCGTTTTCCACTTCGAACCGGGAGAGCGGGAGATCTTGGTCTCCTCGCTCCTCGAGCTCCGCAAGCACTACCAGACCGATTTGTCCCAGATGTCGGAAGCGATGCAGAGCCATTGGCGCGGTGTCCTGACGCGAGGTGAGGGCTTCGAGGAGGACGAGGAGATTCCGGGTGGGGCCGAGGAGCTCGAGGCCGAGCGGCTGAGCTGGCGTCCGGAGCGGGTGGAGCTTCTCAACCGGTGGCTTGCGCCAGAAAGCCCGTTGCAACACGCTGTGCAGCCGTCCTTACGTCTCAGCCAAGGAGAGGTCGACGAATTCCTGGCGATGCTCAACGACCGGCGGATCACGCTCGCGGTTGCCCAAGGGATCACCGATGAGCAGATGGAGTGGAATCCACTGACCGTCAAAGCGCGCGATCTCCAGCGAGCGCTCTGGGAAATCCATTTCCTTGCCTATCTTCAGGAAGGCTGCGTCTCCGCGTTCCTGGAGGAATAG
- the moeB gene encoding molybdopterin-synthase adenylyltransferase MoeB — MSYLPRVNKVFPAAGFSHEEIRRYGRHLIMPEVTLEGQKKLKAARVLAVGTGGLGSPLLLYLAAAGVGRLGIVDFDTVDDSNLQRQVLHKTRNVGKPKIESAIEAIRELNPNVEVVPYPTALRSENAIEILQDYDVVVDGTDNFPTRYLVNDACVLLGKPNVYGSIFRFEGQATVFWAEKGPCYRCLYPEPPDPGMVPSCAEGGVLGVLPGLIGMVQAIETVKLILGLGDPMIGRLLLFDALGMEFREFRLRKDPACPICGTERTIRELVDYETFCGIVAPVVTDDLPELTVQELKRRLDERADFDLIDVREHHEYQIARIPGAKVIPLSEFHQRIHELDPAREIVIHCKAGVRSAKACRLLFDAGFRKVQNVAGGIDAWSLEIDPSVPRY; from the coding sequence ATGAGTTATTTGCCGCGAGTAAACAAGGTTTTTCCCGCTGCGGGCTTTTCGCACGAAGAGATCCGGCGCTATGGCCGGCACTTGATCATGCCGGAGGTCACGCTCGAAGGGCAGAAAAAGCTCAAGGCTGCGCGGGTGCTCGCCGTGGGGACCGGAGGCCTCGGCTCGCCTCTGCTCCTCTATCTTGCGGCCGCGGGCGTGGGCCGGCTTGGCATCGTCGATTTCGACACGGTCGACGACTCGAACCTGCAGCGGCAGGTGCTTCACAAGACCCGCAACGTCGGCAAGCCAAAGATCGAGTCGGCCATCGAGGCGATCCGTGAGCTCAATCCCAACGTGGAGGTCGTCCCCTACCCGACGGCTCTCCGTTCCGAGAATGCGATCGAGATCCTTCAGGACTACGACGTCGTCGTTGATGGCACCGACAATTTTCCCACCCGTTACCTGGTCAACGATGCCTGCGTGCTCCTGGGAAAACCCAACGTCTACGGGAGCATCTTCCGTTTCGAGGGGCAGGCGACGGTCTTCTGGGCTGAAAAGGGACCTTGCTATCGCTGCCTCTATCCGGAGCCTCCTGATCCCGGCATGGTACCGAGCTGTGCGGAGGGGGGAGTGCTTGGCGTCCTGCCCGGACTGATCGGGATGGTGCAGGCCATCGAGACGGTGAAGCTCATTCTCGGTCTGGGCGACCCCATGATCGGTCGGCTGCTCCTTTTTGACGCCCTGGGCATGGAGTTCCGGGAGTTTCGGCTGCGGAAAGATCCTGCCTGTCCGATCTGCGGTACCGAGCGGACGATCCGCGAGCTGGTCGATTACGAGACCTTTTGCGGCATCGTGGCGCCCGTCGTCACCGACGACCTGCCGGAGTTGACGGTGCAGGAGCTCAAGCGGAGGCTCGACGAGCGGGCGGACTTCGATCTGATCGATGTGCGCGAGCATCACGAATATCAGATTGCGCGGATTCCCGGGGCGAAGGTGATCCCTCTCTCGGAGTTCCATCAGCGCATCCACGAGCTCGATCCGGCCCGGGAGATCGTGATCCACTGCAAGGCGGGGGTCCGATCCGCCAAGGCCTGCCGACTGCTCTTCGACGCAGGGTTCCGGAAGGTGCAGAACGTCGCGGGGGGGATCGACGCCTGGAGCCTGGAGATCGATCCATCCGTGCCGCGTTACTAA
- a CDS encoding alpha/beta hydrolase, which yields MKRSIPNEIRNAQGERLDFAYQGGSPDNPTLVVIGHGITAHKDRPMLIELSNVLSRNGIHSLRFSFSGNGASEGKFEEFTPSKEVADLGSVLDALGDWHVGYAGHSLGALVGVLRANEDSRIHFLISIAGMAHSAAFAKREFGEVTPGAGCMWDMPQFPLSRALIDDMNRIGSVVETARKIRLPWLFVHGLADDVVPPQDSKDLFAVASGPKRLVEIPGSDHLFPDAHATTMANAVASWLKELKP from the coding sequence ATGAAACGATCCATTCCGAACGAAATTCGCAATGCCCAAGGGGAACGACTCGACTTCGCCTACCAGGGAGGATCGCCCGATAATCCGACTCTGGTCGTGATCGGCCACGGCATTACCGCCCACAAGGATAGGCCGATGCTGATCGAGCTCTCCAACGTGCTTTCCCGCAATGGGATTCATTCCCTCCGCTTTTCCTTCTCCGGCAACGGCGCTTCGGAAGGGAAGTTCGAGGAGTTCACTCCCAGCAAGGAGGTAGCGGACCTGGGCTCGGTTCTCGACGCCCTTGGGGACTGGCATGTGGGCTATGCGGGGCATAGCCTCGGGGCGCTTGTGGGGGTCTTGCGGGCGAACGAGGATTCGCGCATCCATTTCCTGATCTCGATCGCCGGGATGGCCCATTCGGCCGCCTTCGCCAAGCGCGAGTTCGGCGAGGTGACACCGGGAGCGGGCTGCATGTGGGACATGCCGCAGTTCCCCCTATCCCGGGCGCTGATCGACGACATGAACCGGATTGGCAGCGTGGTGGAGACTGCGCGGAAGATCCGGCTGCCCTGGCTCTTCGTCCATGGCCTCGCCGATGATGTCGTGCCTCCCCAGGACTCGAAGGATCTCTTTGCGGTGGCTTCCGGACCGAAGCGGCTCGTTGAGATTCCCGGGTCGGATCATCTCTTTCCCGACGCTCATGCCACGACCATGGCGAACGCCGTCGCCTCGTGGCTCAAGGAGCTGAAGCCCTAA
- a CDS encoding MFS transporter, producing MKPEIALHGWRSWVIQIVLPLEFLLAVYGSSSYAPMALYAVGALGQSPSHAFWSMAIFFSGQGIGTFLATWASRRFRPVPALLASCLGMSAFSFLCGLIPDFYLFLTFRLLLGFFSGMGMILAQFIMLRFHPIERWPNLITGFGLLLISGFAFGPSVGAMLEEAVGWRAFFSLTALLHLFFCGLLWALLSRRQEKRVPFRFDWVGLGLVLSFTLAFQTMVVRGQDEDWYNSTFIVVLVVVGVLSLIAFGIWELGEKKPLVGVRLFLQPHYAIGVLANSVLLLLAFGMLAIILIHLQTLSGYTPDLAAWVFLPLFLFMPLGWILATYLNRHVDARWSSALYLLGFAGYAYWVSGYDYFQRRSWYTYSLGSQLLEGACLGAIATLSALTLRGTPRHRESAAAETLILVRTYAMSWGPGLLETLLIHRMAFQQTRLVETAPRGAPAFAQAVDRLLQSDASPLQAIQVLGRYASNHAAILAFDDVFRFCAWCFVVLAILVSTPLAKKRAPS from the coding sequence ATGAAGCCCGAGATTGCCCTGCATGGATGGCGGTCCTGGGTGATCCAGATCGTCCTTCCGCTGGAGTTTCTCCTCGCGGTCTACGGCTCTTCCTCCTATGCGCCGATGGCGCTCTACGCGGTGGGCGCGCTGGGACAGAGCCCGAGCCATGCCTTCTGGAGCATGGCGATCTTCTTCAGCGGGCAGGGCATCGGGACGTTCCTGGCGACCTGGGCATCTCGCCGGTTCCGGCCGGTTCCTGCGCTCCTCGCCTCCTGTCTGGGCATGAGCGCCTTCTCCTTTCTTTGCGGCCTGATCCCCGATTTCTATCTCTTCCTCACCTTTCGGCTCCTGCTCGGCTTCTTTTCGGGAATGGGGATGATCCTCGCCCAGTTCATCATGCTCCGCTTCCATCCAATCGAACGCTGGCCCAACCTCATCACCGGCTTTGGCTTGCTCCTGATCAGCGGCTTTGCCTTTGGCCCGAGCGTGGGCGCCATGCTGGAAGAGGCGGTCGGCTGGCGTGCCTTTTTCTCCCTCACGGCTCTCCTCCATCTTTTCTTCTGCGGCCTCCTCTGGGCGCTCCTCTCCCGCCGCCAGGAAAAGCGCGTGCCCTTCCGGTTCGATTGGGTGGGTCTTGGCCTCGTGCTCTCTTTCACGCTCGCCTTTCAGACGATGGTCGTTCGCGGGCAGGACGAGGACTGGTACAACTCGACCTTCATCGTCGTCCTGGTCGTGGTCGGGGTGCTCTCCCTGATCGCTTTTGGGATCTGGGAGCTGGGCGAGAAAAAGCCGCTCGTCGGCGTCCGGCTCTTCCTCCAGCCGCATTACGCGATCGGGGTTCTGGCCAACTCGGTCCTCCTGCTGCTCGCCTTCGGGATGCTCGCCATCATCCTCATCCATCTCCAGACGCTGAGCGGCTATACGCCCGATCTGGCCGCCTGGGTCTTCTTGCCGCTGTTCCTGTTCATGCCCCTTGGCTGGATCTTGGCCACCTATCTCAATCGCCACGTCGATGCGCGTTGGTCCTCGGCTCTCTACCTGCTCGGCTTTGCCGGCTACGCCTACTGGGTGAGCGGCTATGACTACTTCCAACGACGATCGTGGTATACCTACTCGCTGGGATCCCAGCTCCTCGAGGGGGCCTGCCTGGGAGCGATCGCCACCCTGAGTGCCCTCACCCTGCGTGGGACTCCTCGTCACCGGGAAAGCGCGGCAGCCGAAACCCTGATTTTGGTGCGTACCTACGCGATGAGCTGGGGACCGGGTCTCTTGGAAACCCTTCTCATCCATCGGATGGCCTTCCAGCAGACGCGCCTGGTCGAAACCGCTCCCCGGGGCGCCCCGGCCTTTGCCCAGGCGGTCGACCGACTCTTGCAATCGGACGCTTCCCCGCTGCAAGCCATTCAGGTTCTAGGGCGCTACGCCTCAAACCACGCCGCGATCCTGGCCTTCGACGACGTCTTCCGGTTCTGCGCCTGGTGCTTTGTCGTCCTGGCGATCCTGGTCTCCACGCCGCTTGCCAAGAAGCGAGCGCCCTCTTAA